The window cggcgatgcctGCGAGGATATCAGGCCGATCGGCGACGTGGGGAGGGTCGATGCCATGGAAGCGGGTGCGGTGGCGCGGaaagccgatggcggcgaggtgggaTTCGAGACGCCGTTGCTTGAAggcgtggccgacgagggtgaggtTCTCCGGCCATCGACCGATGCGGGCGCGGAAGCGGGTGAGGCTGAAGAGGATGTTGGAGTAGGAATCGAGTGCGCGTTCCTCGAGCAGGATATCCGTGTCCCAGACGGGCGGCGCGAGGAGGGACCAGTAGGCGTTGTGCATCGCGACCCGGACGTAGCTCTGCGCTTCGGACATGTCCGTCTCGGGACGGGTCGGGGCCCTGCAGGAGAAGAGAGCGTCAGCACTCGGAATCACTCTTCGTCACCGTCCAGGTGAGCAGAGGAGGCGGTATCGTATGGCAACGCCTCCAGGTACGGAGAAGAAGGGGCGCAGACCCTGAAAACATGAGGACCGAGTGGTCCCTGTCCTCGGCGTGCAGCCGCACTCCAGCCTCGATGTGCCGAATAAAGGTGGCCGTTTCGCCGGCCTGAAAGGGCGCGATGAGCCACTCCGACTCGTCATGGCCTCGGGACGGCCCGCCGAGCCAGATGCCGTGGCAGCAGACGACGATGAGATGGGATGGCAGCATCGGGTTCGGGTTCGGGTTCGGGCTAGAGTTGGTGACAATGACCTCGCTGTGGGAGTTGGGTTCGCCGTCGGGGGAAGCCGTCTTGGACGGGGACTGCTGCTGAGGTccctcggcgaggcgagTGAGAGGAGGAGCCATGTCTGTTCAAATACGACCACGTCGGTTGGTGACGATGTGAGAGGATGGGATGAAAACGGATTTGCTCATGTCCAGGCCATATCTGACGAGTGCACGTGGGCTGAGCCGATGATCGAATTATCCCCGGCAGAGTCGAACGAGTGACATGCGTAGACGGAGTGCATCGTATGTTGGAGCAATCTGATCACCTTCTTTTGCCGCCCCGTCCGAGGGCAGCGCCATAGTAATGCACGTATACCAAACAATGAAGCTGGATAGCAGCCTGTATGTATATCTGCGTGTGCACAGTGAAGctacagcaggtgtacagtacagtacagtacaactaggtgtacGGCGTAACTAACTCGGTATTATTACgggccgtcctcggcaagTGGCAAGGGGGTATTAATGTACGACTCCTCCTCCCGCCCAGCTGAGAAAGATGAAACTCCGACTCGATGCTGACGAAAACGACacgccatgccatgccataTGCCATGCCATCTGCAACGCACAAATGACTTATCAATGCTGGTCCCGTTGCTAGTCCCGTTGCTGCTCGCGTTGCTGCTCTCGGGAAACGTTTCCGAGGGCTGCCAGGGACGCCCGCATCCCGTCATCAACCAACTCGCTTGACGCCGTCTTCGATGCCGTCTTGGGTTCGGTCATTGATTCGGCCTttgagctcgccgtcgtttcCGCCTTCACGTCCGCCTTCGTTTTCGCCCCCCTGGCGTCCCCATGCTCGTGCTCCTTGCTCGGCCGCCTGTTCGTCCCCGCCGCCTCGCGCCATCCGAAAATCTCCTCGCGGCTCCGATGCTTCTTCTCTGGATCGGGGCTGCGTCCGCGGATTTTTGACATGGCGCTGCTGTACGATGCGAGGTGTGCATCGCGCCGCCTCTGCAGCTCCTCGAACGTTGACTTTGGCCCCTCCTGGACActcgccctctccccctccATGTCCTTCTTCATGCTCTTGATGGCGCTTCGGTACCCGTCCGCCTGGTTCCTGTGGTGGGCCGCGACCCGTTGCAGCTGCCGTGTCCTtcccggcaccggcaccgtcaaCGATGCTGCGCCGTTGCCGCATGTCCGCCGCGGCGACAGGTACCAGTGACGTCTGGCCTGCTTGAATTCGCGCGCCTCTTCGGCGCTAAGGGGTCTCGTCTGTGACAGTTGAGTATAGTGCCAGAGCTGCGCACGTCCCGGTCGTCTCGTACCCGTTTTCCTTCCCCGCTCGACGCCCTCCGTCTTGTAGAGCTCCCGGACGAGGTAgaggctgccggcgacgacgaccggtCCCTCATCTGCCTTGGCGCAGGCCCAttgcaccgccgccgccaccgagtCGTCCCCCTCGTACAGCTGAGACTCGTGCCGGAGCACGTccttgccgacggcacgccCGAGatccgccggcgtcgccagAGGGTCGTTTGTGCCCGCCGTGTACTCGACAAACGCGAGGTTGTCCTGGGGTCGCAGGAGCGTCTCCAGCATGCGCGAAAACGGCTTCGACTTGCTCTCGGACAAGCCCAGGACCCAGCTGAcgggcccgtcgtcgcgcctGACCTTGCTCTCGACGTATTTCGAcagcgcctcgacgccgagcatgTTGTGGGCACCGTCGACCAGGATcggccgctgccggccgccgccggtgagTTTCGTCACCTTGACGTACTCCTTCCTCCCCGGCAGATGAGGCTTCGTCCCCAGCAGCTtgttggcgtcgacgtcgaggtgaGGGAACAGGCTCTTGAAGGCGAGCGTCGCGCAGAGCAGGTTCTGCCGCTCGTAGTCCTCGAGCGGGAACCTGTGCCGGTCGAGCGCCTCCAGGAGAGGCGAGGCCTTGGACGACAGGCTGATCTGCGTCCCCACCTTTTGCGCGTGCGActggaggacggcgaggacggggcCGGCGTTTGTGTGGTCGACGATGCACGGGACGCCGGGACGCATGATGCCCGCCTTGACGCTCGCAATCTCCTCGATGCTGTTGCCGAGGTACTCTTGGTGGTCGAGGTCGATCTTGGaaatgacggtgacggcctTGGACCGCATCGCGTTCGTGGCATCCGTCGAACCGCCcatgccgacctcgacgacgccgtagCGGACGTGCATCTTGTTGAAGATGCGaaaggccgtcgccgtgtcGAGCTCAAAGGGCgtcagctcgccgccgtcatcggcggcgtcggcgggggAGAACAGCCAGCGGCCGGCCCGGCGACCgaaggcggcctcgacctgctgCCGCTCCGTCTCGTACATGCGCTTGTTGACGTAGAGACCGTTGATCGTGACGCCGTTGTGCCGCTCCGGCATGGCGGGCGAGACAAAGGTGCCGTGACTGATGCCCGCGAGCCTGAACATGCCTGCTAGGAGGGCGCAGATGGAACCTTTGCCGttggtgccgccgacgtggacgCCGACCCAGTTCTGCTCGGCAGGGATGGCGCGGGAGATAcgatcgaggccgagccggATGTTTCGCTGCCGAGACCCCACAGTCTTCTCCTGGGGCATCACCGCCCGGATGCGGGCCAGGGCTCGCTTGATATCTTTAGTCGAGGGCATCGCGACGCCTGCTTTCTgcgctggtgctggtgctgctggtgctgctggtgctgctgctacCGGGAGGAAGCCCGGCTGGAGGGCGGGCGGGCGCGTGACCTAGAGTGCCGCATCGGCGCgggacggccgagatggtgAGAGCAGAGTGGCCGGTCGGTCTGTCTGTCGGTGCTTCGGTTGGGGTCGAGAAGCTGAAGCTGCAACCTTGTCGGTGACAAATATTTCAGCGGAGCACTGGATCAATTCGGAGCACTATTGATAAAGCTACTACTGAAAGGCATGGTACCTAAACggcacttactgtacatgtatgtacttactcttGGTATGTAAGTTCCTTCATCTACCTGTACAGGTACGACGGTGTACGGGAAATACAGGCTGGAATCAAGGCCTAAACCGCCAAATTGCTGCCGCAACAGGGAGCCTGATAGGTTCAATTCGCCTGCTGTGGGCCATGAcgctacagtacatgtacaagtataagtacttgcttctGGGAGGAAGTcattaatactccgtattactccgtattgtactccgtacttactgtacttacttgcagtacattAATACCTGCGAGCATGACTGATGCATCTCCGTAACTAGTACAGACCCACAGTAGCAGGTAGAACGTGCCAAGCTGTTCCGGGGACTGAGTGTTGTCTTTCGAGCGAACTGGTGATCggcacgtacaagtatgtaagtacttagacATCGTGTTCAGGATACGACGCAGTCTGACAAagagtactctgtgctccgtactccgtacttggcacGGCGATTCCCGCATTGATGGATGTTTCCGCTTTGATGTGCATGCATATGGTAATGCGACGAGTAGATTACCAAGGACCAAGCTGTCGCAGAGTCTAGGCGCCAACAAGTGCCACAGACGTTGGCTAGGTATTGCTCGTAGTATGAAGGGATCTCTCCCCAAGATACCTgtatctacggagtacgtacggGGTACCTAGCACTTTATTCGTACATGTAAGAATAGTTGTAGGTATATAGTATTTGCGCGCTCCGCGCGAGTGCTTCGggactgcaagtattactcgaATGActttgcacatgcacgcagCCCTGACGTACCGGCAAgtgtagtacttacatgcaatCCGTACGTCATGACAGTGGACACGCACGGATGGGCGGGCCAACCTGGCAGCCAGTACCGTCTGCATTTCCACTGACTTGTATCCTGTAACTGTGGTGGATGGAATGGCAGCGACACATCTGCTTGGGAGTGCAACTGCTGCAAGACAACTCGCTTACCCTAATACTTcactactacagtacatacctagtacataggtaggtaggtaggtaggtacctgcttaagtactattactaggtacgtacggagcagtacCTACATATCTACGTACTGGAatattaagtacatgtactgtacataagtactccgtgctgtacgtCTTGagtagtaggtactccgtacttgcttgtacttacttacacttacagtatCCGTTCTTgtgcgcaagtacttcgtacaatCATAGGACAACATgtttacaagtactccgtacttgtacagtacttgcactgctTCGTTCCGCACCATGTTCATGTTCCGGCATGCTTATTTTCAACTGCAAGGGGCCACAAGTACGTACAAtacttatactgtacatgtacagcacaccaTAGACGCACTGTACatcaagtattactccgtacagttgATCCGTCGCAAGTACTCTCTCCGTAGACTGTActatgtgcaagtactgtacgcaacAGGTAACAGAACGCAGCCCACATAAATCTGCTGGATGGCGCGACGGACGCTTCTGCGCTCCACCAAGTCCAACGTCAAGCATCTCACCACGACCCCCAATCCACCATCCCTAACCCATCCCTATCCCTTCCTTTGTTCATCATCTCCCCTCCcggcgctcgacgagcacaAACCGCCATCATCCCGAACCCCGCTCCTAGAGCCGACGCGCGCCTCTTGTCTTCGACCACTCTCGTTTATTCAGCACCTGTCCCATTCACCACGCTCCCAAGTACactctcctcggccgtgcgcTTCTTTCCGCCTctgttttttttttggcaACAGGCTTCCTGCTCGCATTGCTCGCATTTCTCGCGTCAATACCACCGTCTCAGCCGCGGTTCCCATGCCGCTTGGCCTGTCTGACGTCGGAGTATATGCATCAGCTGAGCGCAACCATAAGCCGCCTGCCAACGGCCCTCTGCTCCTGGTGACGTGACACCTCCGCCCAAGTCGTCGACAGAGACACGCACCGATCCGACACCGATCCGACACCGATCCGACACCGATCCGACACCCATACGACACCCATACGACACCCATATTCAACGCCGAGCTGCATCCTGCAACATGGGTCTCCCGTTAgttcccctcccccttcgCGACAGGCAAATCATTCGTCCATCGGCCAGGGCTTTAGCGATGACTTGCACCATCCCCGACCGGCTTGATTCTTCATCGTTGATGAATGAATGGTGACGTCAAGCACGTCTGCGCCGAACCCTTCCCTTTGTTGCTTGACCGGCGACCTCGATGACGAGTTGCTCAGGTTTGCTAATGTCCAGTCCGTCGACAGTCTATTCGTTGCCCCGGTCGAATCGGCCGCTCCGCCCAAGGCCGCCAGCAAGAATGGCGTCGCCTCTCCTCTTCGCTCAGGCTACAGACGCCTGGCCCTCCCAGGCTCCATCGAACGACGCAATGCCCTACGAGGCTCTCATTCTAGAAACCATGATCCCCACCCTCGCCCCTCTCGCCCCAGCCAGGACGGCAGCCTGCCGCGACCGGTGTCGCCCACCACCTTCGACCATCAGTGGCGGGAACTGCGGCTCAGGCCGACCTTTCAACAATTTCGCGAGGGCCGACAGGTGCGCAGTCGGCCAACGCCTCCCGGTCGAGATACGGCCGAGGATCTCCGTTCGATCTTCGGGGATAACTGGCAAGGTCCGTCCCATGACGAGCAAACCGTCCGAGCTGCCTACGACCGCATCTTCCCGGCAGGACGTTCGAGGCGTGCGGGACCTGTGAGTGACCTCGGGGCAtgcgccgacggtgacgtgCGTGACCTCTCGCTGACCCGTCTCTTAGCCGCTCTCCAGCATTCCACTCCGCCGCGCTACCCGTTCGAGCCAAGGAGGACCACACAGCAACGACCTGCGACTGCGAGCGAATGCCACATTGTCCGGCACGAGCCCTACGGGAGCTTTATACGATGCTTGGCTCGTGCGAAACGTGCGCGATCGACGTGGTCCTGCGCACCGCCACGggttcgacgtcgacggcctcggagATCGCGAGCGAAGCATGAGCCCGGAGGTGTGGGATACTCTCCTCACGACCCTCACGCCCGACCCCCAACCACCGAGCGCGAGCTCATCGTTTGGCTCAGCGACGGTGCCCGAGAGCCACGGCCCTGGCCCGATGGCGACCATCCCCGCTCTGGCCATGGACATCGTCAACGTCGGCGTACCCGATGGCCAGTGCGATTCGGACTGCGGACACTCGGACCTGGAtatggacgaggacgaggacgtggacgaggacggaaTCGACGTGCCCGGCACGATGCCGCCTGACAGCCAAACCCGGACGCAAACGAGATACGGACGCCAGCATGCCGCACCCTACAATCTCGACAGCATCATGAACGGAAGCCTTGGCGTCACGTCAGGGTCGACGGGCATGTCTCGGCGACGCGCCGAGCCcatggtcggcgacggcatttCGCCACGCGATGCTGGGCGAACCTCGAGTGACGAGATGCTGCCGGAGTCGCGGCTGCCTGCCGGCACGGCCAGAGCGCCGGGCCATCGAGACGTTGTAGGCAGCCTCTTCCCTTGGGAGgcgtccgaggacgagcgtggcgccgacgagcggcgtTTGCAGCcgcaggcgtcggcggcatcgggaCAGAGCAACGGCGTGGCGGGGGCCGAGGATGATTGGTCCGGCATGCAACGCATCGTACGCAGCCTCGCCCGGCGAGAGGACATCCCGGATGACTGgtgggccgaggcgggcctCAGCCGAATGCTGCCCCAAGACGAGACGACGAATGCCTAGGACGATTTGCTCCAGTGCTTGGAGCCGTGGATTCTGTTTCACCTGTCGTAGACTGTGCGGAAGCGACGCCTCTTG of the Drechmeria coniospora strain ARSEF 6962 chromosome 01, whole genome shotgun sequence genome contains:
- a CDS encoding dihydrofolate synthetase Fol3; its protein translation is MPSTKDIKRALARIRAVMPQEKTVGSRQRNIRLGLDRISRAIPAEQNWVGVHVGGTNGKGSICALLAGMFRLAGISHGTFVSPAMPERHNGVTINGLYVNKRMYETERQQVEAAFGRRAGRWLFSPADAADDGGELTPFELDTATAFRIFNKMHVRYGVVEVGMGGSTDATNAMRSKAVTVISKIDLDHQEYLGNSIEEIASVKAGIMRPGVPCIVDHTNAGPVLAVLQSHAQKVGTQISLSSKASPLLEALDRHRFPLEDYERQNLLCATLAFKSLFPHLDVDANKLLGTKPHLPGRKEYVKVTKLTGGGRQRPILVDGAHNMLGVEALSKYVESKVRRDDGPVSWVLGLSESKSKPFSRMLETLLRPQDNLAFVEYTAGTNDPLATPADLGRAVGKDVLRHESQLYEGDDSVAAAVQWACAKADEGPVVVAGSLYLVRELYKTEGVERGRKTGTRRPGRAQLWHYTQLSQTRPLSAEEAREFKQARRHWYLSPRRTCGNGAASLTVPVPGRTRQLQRVAAHHRNQADGYRSAIKSMKKDMEGERASVQEGPKSTFEELQRRRDAHLASYSSAMSKIRGRSPDPEKKHRSREEIFGWREAAGTNRRPSKEHEHGDARGAKTKADVKAETTASSKAESMTEPKTASKTASSELVDDGMRASLAALGNVSREQQREQQRD